From one Deinococcus aetherius genomic stretch:
- a CDS encoding extracellular solute-binding protein translates to MNKLALAGMVLGGMLGLGAAHAQYTGPKVNLTYVHGFLGSDRPYMEDLVKQFNASHPNIEVKYQGQDWGTTGQQLLPLVAAGRAPDVVAWLSWDITQFVDKGAFSELTPAELRAARVSKAAFYDKVWQGGQYQGKTYGVPLHLVTVVTFYNKDLMRKMGVSAPPRNREQFLAASARCTTDKAGRRPGAPGFDARNLATWGGAIPAAPGWFRLGITVAEQNGVDFLNAQGQPVYASARAAEALQFLRDTNTRYHVGPAGATEDSEAAAFRQGKSCFNYAGVWMLSQYREQLGDKLGVAPFPRLGTQRDASFGDASFLTLPRQRANYDPNKRAAALEFVGWMTGREQNLAFTKSGSLPTQPAVASDPAYRTNPMYGAFAGFRNISIYGGLGGTTRIAPVLSPFGDAVDQFLSGKKGDALQVLREAQVKTVQQIADAQK, encoded by the coding sequence ATGAACAAGCTGGCGCTGGCAGGAATGGTCCTTGGTGGAATGCTCGGCCTGGGGGCAGCGCACGCCCAGTACACCGGGCCGAAGGTGAACCTGACCTACGTCCACGGCTTCCTGGGCTCCGACCGCCCGTACATGGAAGATCTGGTCAAGCAGTTCAATGCCTCCCACCCCAACATCGAGGTGAAGTACCAGGGTCAGGACTGGGGCACGACCGGCCAGCAGCTGCTGCCGCTGGTCGCGGCCGGTCGCGCGCCCGACGTCGTGGCTTGGCTGTCGTGGGACATCACCCAGTTCGTCGACAAGGGGGCCTTCAGCGAGCTCACGCCGGCCGAACTGCGGGCCGCGCGGGTATCCAAGGCGGCCTTCTACGACAAGGTGTGGCAGGGCGGGCAGTACCAGGGCAAGACGTACGGCGTGCCGCTGCACCTCGTCACGGTGGTGACGTTCTACAACAAGGACCTGATGCGGAAGATGGGGGTGAGCGCCCCCCCGCGCAACCGCGAGCAGTTCCTCGCGGCGTCGGCCAGGTGCACCACCGACAAGGCGGGGCGGCGGCCCGGCGCCCCGGGCTTCGACGCGCGTAACCTCGCCACCTGGGGGGGGGCCATCCCCGCGGCGCCCGGCTGGTTCCGCCTGGGCATCACGGTGGCCGAGCAAAACGGCGTGGACTTCCTGAACGCCCAGGGGCAGCCCGTCTATGCCTCGGCCCGGGCCGCCGAGGCCCTACAGTTCCTGCGCGACACCAACACCCGGTACCACGTCGGGCCGGCAGGTGCCACGGAGGACAGCGAGGCCGCCGCCTTTCGCCAGGGCAAGAGCTGCTTCAACTACGCGGGCGTGTGGATGCTCAGCCAGTACCGCGAGCAGCTCGGCGACAAGCTGGGGGTCGCCCCCTTCCCGCGCCTGGGCACGCAGCGCGACGCCAGCTTCGGCGACGCCAGCTTCCTCACGCTGCCGCGGCAACGCGCGAACTATGACCCCAACAAACGCGCCGCCGCGCTGGAGTTCGTCGGCTGGATGACGGGCCGCGAGCAAAACCTCGCGTTCACGAAGTCCGGCAGCCTGCCCACCCAACCCGCGGTGGCCAGCGATCCCGCCTACCGCACCAACCCGATGTACGGCGCCTTCGCCGGCTTCCGCAACATCAGCATCTACGGCGGCCTGGGGGGCACCACCCGGATCGCGCCCGTGCTCAGCCCCTTCGGGGACGCGGTCGACCAGTTCCTGAGCGGCAAGAAGGGCGACGCGCTGCAGGTTCTGCGAGAGGCGCAGGTCAAGACGGTCCAGCAGATCGCCGACGCGCAGAAGTGA